Proteins from a genomic interval of Chryseobacterium indologenes:
- the rpsK gene encoding 30S ribosomal protein S11, whose protein sequence is MAKQSKVVKKRKVKVEAIGEAHIQASFNNIIISLTNKNGEVISWASAGKMGFRGSKKNTPFAAQMAAENCSAVAHEAGLRRVKVFVKGPGAGRESAIRSIHNSGIEVSEIIDVTPMPHNGCRPPKRRRV, encoded by the coding sequence ATGGCAAAACAAAGTAAAGTAGTTAAAAAAAGAAAAGTAAAAGTTGAAGCTATTGGTGAAGCACATATTCAAGCTTCTTTCAATAACATCATCATTTCTTTAACAAATAAAAACGGAGAGGTTATCTCTTGGGCATCTGCCGGTAAAATGGGATTCAGAGGTTCTAAAAAGAACACTCCTTTTGCTGCTCAAATGGCAGCTGAAAATTGCTCTGCTGTAGCGCATGAAGCTGGATTAAGAAGAGTAAAGGTGTTTGTGAAAGGTCCTGGAGCAGGTAGAGAATCTGCTATCAGATCTATCCACAATTCAGGAATTGAAGTTAGCGAAATCATTGATGTGACTCCAATGCCGCACAATGGATGTAGACCACCAAAAAGAAGAAGAGTTTAA
- the rpsD gene encoding 30S ribosomal protein S4, giving the protein MARYIGPKTKIARKFGAAIYGDDKNFEKRKNQPPGQHGPNKRRGAKKSEYAVQLAEKQKAKYTYGILERQFANLFEKAHRSKGVTGEVLLQLCESRLDNVVYRLGFAKTRSGARQLVSHRHITVNGEILNIPSYLVKAGDVIAVREKSKSLDVVTNALASKSNYEWLQFNDEKKEGTFVSAPERIQIPEDIKENLIVELYSK; this is encoded by the coding sequence ATGGCAAGATATATTGGACCTAAAACTAAGATTGCTAGAAAGTTTGGTGCTGCAATCTACGGAGATGATAAAAACTTCGAAAAAAGAAAGAACCAACCGCCAGGACAACACGGTCCTAACAAAAGAAGAGGTGCTAAAAAATCAGAATATGCAGTTCAGTTAGCTGAAAAACAAAAAGCTAAATATACTTACGGTATTTTAGAAAGACAGTTTGCTAACCTATTTGAAAAAGCACACAGAAGTAAAGGTGTAACAGGGGAAGTACTATTACAACTTTGTGAATCAAGATTGGATAACGTAGTATACAGATTAGGTTTTGCTAAAACAAGATCTGGAGCTAGACAATTAGTTTCTCACAGACACATCACTGTGAACGGAGAAATCCTTAATATCCCTTCTTACTTGGTAAAAGCTGGTGATGTAATCGCTGTAAGAGAAAAGTCTAAGTCTCTTGATGTTGTTACCAATGCATTGGCTTCTAAGTCAAACTATGAGTGGTTACAATTCAACGATGAGAAAAAAGAAGGAACTTTCGTTTCTGCTCCTGAAAGAATCCAAATTCCGGAGGATATCAAGGAGAACCTTATCGTCGAACTTTACTCTAAATAA
- a CDS encoding DNA-directed RNA polymerase subunit alpha — protein MAILQFIKPDKVILLNSDEFKGQFEFRPLEPGFGLTIGNALRRVLLSSLEGYAISSIKIEGVEHEFSTIPGVIEDVTEIILNLKQVRLKAAAEGQANEQVVAKVSGQTIITAGDLGKSINGFEVLNPDLVICNLNSDVTFEITFNIEKGRGYVPSEQNKSNNAPVGTIAIDSIFTPIKKVQYSIENYRVEQKTDYEKLVLDIETDGSISPQNALTEASKILIYHFMLFSDERITLETEAVKASIQYDEETLHTRQLLKSKLADMDLSVRALNCLKAAEVETLGELVSYSKSDLMKFRNFGKKSLTELEELVHSKGLNFGFDVAKYKLDADK, from the coding sequence ATGGCAATTTTACAATTCATAAAACCCGATAAAGTAATTTTACTTAACTCTGATGAATTTAAAGGTCAATTTGAATTCAGACCTTTAGAACCAGGTTTCGGGCTTACAATCGGTAATGCTTTGAGAAGAGTGTTGCTTTCTTCTCTGGAAGGATATGCTATTTCATCTATCAAAATAGAAGGTGTAGAGCACGAATTTTCAACCATTCCAGGAGTAATCGAAGACGTTACCGAAATTATTCTTAACCTAAAGCAGGTTAGATTAAAAGCTGCAGCAGAAGGCCAGGCTAACGAGCAGGTTGTTGCTAAAGTTTCAGGTCAAACGATTATTACTGCTGGAGATTTAGGAAAGTCGATCAACGGATTCGAGGTACTAAACCCGGATTTAGTGATTTGTAACCTAAACAGTGATGTAACTTTCGAAATTACTTTCAATATTGAAAAAGGTAGAGGATATGTTCCTTCAGAACAAAATAAGTCAAACAATGCTCCTGTAGGTACTATTGCTATTGACTCTATTTTCACGCCGATCAAGAAAGTACAATACAGCATTGAAAATTATCGTGTAGAGCAAAAAACAGACTACGAAAAACTTGTATTAGATATAGAAACTGACGGGTCTATCAGCCCTCAGAATGCTTTAACTGAAGCTTCTAAGATATTAATCTATCACTTCATGTTGTTCTCTGATGAGAGAATCACACTTGAAACTGAAGCCGTAAAAGCATCTATCCAATATGACGAGGAAACTCTTCATACAAGACAATTGCTTAAGTCTAAATTAGCAGATATGGATCTTTCTGTAAGAGCCCTTAACTGTCTGAAAGCAGCTGAAGTAGAAACTCTTGGAGAATTGGTTTCTTACAGTAAGTCTGATTTGATGAAATTCAGAAATTTTGGTAAAAAATCTTTGACAGAACTAGAAGAATTAGTGCATTCAAAAGGTCTTAACTTCGGTTTCGACGTTGCAAAATATAAGTTAGACGCTGATAAATAA
- the rplQ gene encoding 50S ribosomal protein L17, with amino-acid sequence MRHGKKFNHLGRTASHRSALLSNMACSLIEHKRINTTVAKAKALRVYVEPLLTKAKEDTTHNRRVVFSYLQNKFAVAELFRTVAPKIAERNGGYTRIIKTGFRPGDAADTALIELVDFNELYNPNAEEKKATRRSRRSTAAPKKAEAVVAEAPAVEEKVEEAKADTTEEKTEE; translated from the coding sequence ATGAGACACGGTAAAAAATTCAATCACTTAGGAAGAACAGCTTCTCACAGAAGTGCTTTACTTTCTAATATGGCTTGTTCTCTAATTGAGCATAAAAGAATCAACACTACTGTAGCTAAAGCTAAAGCTTTAAGAGTATATGTTGAGCCTCTATTAACAAAAGCAAAAGAAGATACTACACACAATAGAAGAGTAGTATTCTCTTACCTTCAAAATAAATTTGCGGTTGCTGAATTATTCAGAACTGTAGCTCCTAAAATCGCTGAAAGAAACGGTGGTTATACAAGAATCATTAAGACAGGTTTCAGACCAGGTGATGCTGCTGATACTGCTCTTATCGAATTGGTAGATTTCAACGAGCTTTACAACCCGAATGCTGAGGAGAAAAAAGCTACAAGAAGAAGCAGAAGATCAACTGCTGCACCTAAAAAAGCTGAAGCTGTAGTTGCTGAAGCTCCTGCAGTAGAAGAAAAAGTAGAAGAAGCTAAAGCTGATACTACTGAAGAAAAAACTGAAGAATAA